One window of the uncultured Paludibaculum sp. genome contains the following:
- a CDS encoding tetratricopeptide repeat protein yields MNLTKTARWTGLAFLVLLANSFYLLAFATPGIFYMTNVLAHIGLGTVWAAALFWLAFTSAQYRRMALYAVVAVATGGVICKVGAAREFQWLLWTHVGAGLLGALAIVVESKRRSAQLVFACSALFCVAALGYQKAFPDHQVKVTNTGYVPASMEDEGGGPKTPFWPSSSRTNVGGVIPSKFFMDSKFCGECHKDIYQQWQSSMHHFSSFNNKYYSKAIEHMQDISGTRGSKWCAGCHDHAVFFNGRFERPIKEQLETPEAQNGLGCVSCHSITHIDSTMGNGGFTIEYPKLHELASSKNPFIHWVDRFLTKVEPEPHRRTFLKPFMKDSAEFCSTCHKVHLDEPVNNYRWLRGFNDYDNWQASGVSGQGARSFYYPDKSKTCSGCHMDLVPSKDPGNRDGMVHNHRFAAANTAVPYVNGDQTQLAAVQGFLQSGFISVDIFAAAPAGEAPQTQMQRRADAGPQTMTTFAVGEEAEQSSSAYMIREVSELAAPLDKTSTKFQPGSTIRMDVVVRTKKIGHFFPGGTVDAFDIWVELEGHDATGKQVFLSGNLQDPKQGNLAPVEPGAHFYKSYMLDGDSNPINKRNAWQARSLLYVRLIPPGAADVAHYRVKIPKDAQGPITFTAKLNYRKFSHYYNQFTYGMKVKPGQDPKLVSIHYDSRQTEQDPSVQVPDIPITVLAKSQVQLQLAKPGEATVWKQEAQKADRERWNDWGIGSLLQGDLKAAEYGFTRVTEAQPEYADGWLNVARALIQEGEIERAKEFLDKAMKADSSLGRIWFFQAMAQKAEGDYDGALKSLEVAAQKYPRDRVVQNQIGRILFLKRDYKGAIEALKRVLDVDPEDLQAHYTLMLACRGLGDTEQAVKEERLFRRFKADESSQALTAKMRQLSPEDNNERQTIHEHESSLQASRKAGSR; encoded by the coding sequence ATGAATCTGACGAAAACCGCCCGGTGGACCGGGCTCGCGTTCCTAGTCTTGCTTGCCAACAGCTTCTATCTGCTGGCCTTCGCGACGCCCGGCATCTTCTACATGACCAATGTCTTAGCGCACATTGGGCTGGGCACGGTGTGGGCGGCGGCGTTGTTTTGGCTAGCCTTCACTTCGGCGCAATACCGGCGCATGGCGCTGTATGCGGTGGTGGCCGTGGCCACGGGCGGGGTCATCTGCAAGGTGGGCGCGGCGCGTGAATTCCAATGGCTGCTCTGGACCCATGTGGGTGCTGGGCTGCTGGGCGCCCTGGCCATTGTCGTCGAGTCGAAGCGGCGGTCGGCGCAGCTTGTCTTCGCTTGCAGCGCGCTGTTCTGCGTGGCGGCGCTGGGCTACCAGAAGGCATTTCCTGACCACCAGGTGAAGGTGACGAACACGGGTTACGTGCCGGCGTCGATGGAAGACGAGGGCGGCGGGCCGAAGACGCCGTTCTGGCCTTCGTCCTCACGGACCAATGTGGGCGGGGTGATCCCCTCGAAGTTCTTCATGGATTCGAAGTTCTGCGGCGAGTGCCACAAGGACATTTACCAGCAATGGCAGTCGTCGATGCACCACTTCTCGTCGTTCAATAACAAGTACTACTCGAAGGCGATCGAGCACATGCAGGACATCTCGGGTACGCGCGGCTCGAAGTGGTGCGCCGGCTGTCACGACCACGCCGTGTTCTTCAACGGCCGGTTCGAGCGGCCCATCAAGGAACAGTTGGAGACACCCGAGGCGCAGAACGGACTGGGCTGCGTGTCGTGCCATTCCATCACGCACATCGATTCGACGATGGGCAATGGCGGCTTCACCATCGAGTATCCGAAGCTGCACGAACTGGCCTCCTCGAAGAATCCGTTCATCCACTGGGTGGATCGGTTCCTGACCAAGGTGGAGCCGGAGCCGCATCGCCGCACGTTCCTCAAGCCGTTCATGAAGGACAGCGCGGAGTTCTGTTCTACCTGCCACAAGGTGCACCTGGACGAACCGGTGAACAACTACCGCTGGCTGCGGGGCTTCAACGACTACGACAACTGGCAGGCGTCCGGTGTCAGCGGGCAGGGGGCGCGGTCGTTCTACTACCCCGACAAATCGAAGACCTGCTCGGGTTGCCACATGGACCTGGTGCCGTCGAAGGATCCAGGAAACCGGGACGGCATGGTGCACAACCACCGTTTTGCGGCGGCCAATACGGCCGTGCCGTATGTGAATGGCGACCAGACGCAACTGGCGGCGGTACAGGGTTTCCTGCAGTCGGGGTTCATCTCGGTGGACATCTTCGCGGCCGCTCCGGCGGGCGAGGCTCCGCAGACGCAGATGCAGCGGCGGGCGGATGCGGGCCCGCAAACGATGACGACCTTCGCGGTGGGCGAGGAGGCCGAACAGTCGTCTTCGGCGTACATGATTCGCGAGGTATCGGAACTGGCGGCGCCGCTGGACAAGACCTCGACGAAGTTCCAGCCGGGCTCGACGATTCGCATGGATGTCGTGGTGCGGACGAAGAAGATCGGCCACTTCTTCCCGGGCGGCACGGTGGACGCGTTCGACATCTGGGTGGAACTGGAAGGGCACGACGCCACGGGCAAGCAGGTGTTCCTGTCGGGCAATCTGCAGGACCCGAAGCAGGGCAATCTGGCTCCTGTGGAGCCGGGCGCGCACTTCTACAAGTCGTACATGCTGGATGGCGACAGCAATCCGATCAACAAGCGGAATGCGTGGCAGGCACGGTCGCTGCTGTATGTGCGGCTGATCCCGCCCGGTGCGGCCGATGTTGCGCACTACCGGGTGAAGATCCCCAAGGATGCGCAGGGGCCCATCACGTTCACGGCGAAGCTGAATTACCGCAAGTTCAGCCACTATTACAACCAGTTCACCTACGGGATGAAGGTGAAGCCGGGCCAGGATCCGAAGCTGGTGAGCATTCACTATGACAGCCGGCAGACGGAGCAGGATCCGTCGGTGCAGGTGCCGGATATCCCGATCACGGTGCTCGCGAAGTCGCAGGTGCAACTGCAACTGGCCAAGCCGGGCGAGGCGACGGTGTGGAAACAGGAGGCGCAGAAGGCGGATCGGGAGCGCTGGAACGACTGGGGCATCGGATCGCTGCTGCAAGGCGATCTGAAGGCCGCGGAGTATGGGTTCACGCGGGTGACCGAGGCGCAGCCCGAGTACGCGGATGGGTGGCTGAATGTAGCGAGGGCGCTGATCCAGGAAGGCGAGATCGAGCGTGCGAAGGAGTTCCTGGACAAGGCGATGAAGGCCGATTCGTCGCTGGGCCGCATCTGGTTCTTCCAGGCGATGGCGCAGAAAGCGGAAGGCGACTACGACGGCGCTTTGAAGTCGCTGGAAGTGGCGGCGCAGAAGTATCCGCGGGATCGCGTGGTGCAGAACCAGATCGGACGGATCCTGTTCCTGAAACGCGACTACAAGGGCGCCATCGAGGCGTTGAAACGCGTGCTGGACGTGGATCCCGAGGACTTACAGGCTCACTACACGCTGATGCTGGCTTGCCGGGGCTTGGGCGACACGGAGCAGGCCGTTAAGGAAGAGCGCCTATTCCGGCGCTTCAAGGCGGACGAGTCGTCGCAGGCG